In the genome of Lysobacter sp. BMK333-48F3, the window CGCCGCTGCGGGCGAAGTTGAGCGTGTCGCCGACCCAGTCGTACTCGACGTCGAAACGTTCGGCGAGCTTCTTCGCGACTTCCTCGACGGCCTTGCGGGCCTTGGCCGGAGCCAGCGAATGCGGATGGCGGATATCGATACTGGACATGATCTGGGTTCTCCCTGGAACCGCCTATTGTGCGGGCAGGGACGGGCGCATCCAAGCGCGGCCGCGCGGCGGGGTGTGCGCGGTCCGACAACCTGTTAGATTCCTGCGGTGAGCGCTCTCAAACTCCGATACCCGAATCGAGAACAGGCCGACCTGCCGCTGCGCGCCGGCGTGCACGCGATCGGCCGCGACGCCGGCGGCCGCGCGGTGCTGGTCGAGGATGCGGGCGCGGCGATCGCCCAGCTCAGCGTCGACCGCCGCGGCATCTGGCTGCAGGTGCGCGAAGGCCTGCGCGGCCTGCACGTCAACGGCCGGCCGGTGAAGCGCATGGCCATGCTGCGCGCCGGCGATGCGATCTTCCTCGACGGGGTCGAGCTGCTGCTGGTCGACGACAAGCCGGACCCGGCGCCGCCGTTCGGGGTCGAGATCCCGGCCGATTCGCGCATGGTCGTGCGCGGCGTCGGCGGCATCCATCACGGGCGTTGCTACACCCTTGACCAGCCGCGGGTGATCGGTCGCGCCGGCGACTGCGATATCCGCATCAACGAACCCGCCTTCGCCGACCGCCACGCGCGCCTGGAGGCGCACGCCGACGGCGTGGTCCTGCGCGACGTCGGCTCGGTCGACGGCAGCGTGGTCAACGGCAACCCGGTGCGCCACGCCCTACTCAAGCCCGGCGACCAGCTGCTGCTCGACGGCCAGCACCGCTTCGTGATCGAAGCGCCGACCCGCCAGCTCAGCGCCGCCGAAGCCCTGCAGGCGCAACTGGCGCAGGAGGCGGCGAGCAACGACGAGCGTCCCGCGCCGCCCTCGGCCCTGCCGTCCTCGGTGCGGCGCATGCCCTGGCTGCTGCTCGCCGCGGTGGCGATGGCCGGCCTGCTCGGCCTGCTGCTGCTGTACGGCGCGCGCTGAGTTAAGCGAAGAAGCGTACGCGAGCGTTCGGCCCGAATACCGGGCGGCACGAGGTTCTCGACCTCCGCCACACCGCGACGGCGCGAGCGACGAAACCGCCCCCCTGTAGGAGCGGCGTAAGCCGCGACAACCGAAGCGGTGTACGCGAGCGTCCGTCCCGAAGACCGGACGACTCAGAGTGTCGACCTCATAAAGTCTTCCCGAAGCATCAGGCTTCGGATGCAGCGCGTCGATCGTCGCCTCGGCTGTCGCGGCTCACGCCGCTCCTACAGGGGGCGGTTTCGCCGCCGCACATCGGCGATGCGCCGGATAAAGTCTTCCCGAAGCGTCGAGCTTCGGATGCCGCGCGTCGATCGTCGCCTCGGCTGTCACGGCTCACGCCGCTCCTGCAGGGGGGCGGTTTCGTCGCCGCGCGTCGGCGATGCGCCGGTACAGCCGCCAGCCCAGCAGCACGGCCAGGATCGTCGCGTACAGCAACGGTTCGCGGATGTCGGATTTCACCAGCCACCAGAAATGCAGCACCGCCAGCACCGCGATGGCATACACCAGCCTGTGCAACTGGCCCCAGCGCCGGCCGAGCCGGCGCATCATGCCCTGGGTCGAGGTCAGCGCCAGCGGCACCAGCAGCAGCCAGGCGGCGAAGCCGACGGTGATGTAGGGGCGCTTGGCGATTTCTTCGAAGATCTGCGCCCAGTACTGCTTCAGATCCAGAATCAGATACGCCGCCAGGTGCAGGCTGGCGTAGAAGAACGCGTACAGCCCGAGCAGGCGGCGGAAGCGCAGCAGCACCGGTTGGCCGCTGAGCTGGCGCAACGGCGTCACCGCCAGCGCGATCAGCAACAGGCGCAGCGCCCACAGGCCCAGGCGGTGCTCGATTTCGGCCACCGGGTCGGCGCCCAGGCCGCCGCGGCCGGCCAGTTCCTCGCGGATCTGCCAGGCCAGGATCGCGGCCGGGGTCAGCGCCAGCGCGTGCACCAGGGCCTTGGCCGCGATCACGCCAGGCGCCGTCCGGCGTTGGGCCGGCCGTCCGGGCCGGCGTTCCGGAGCGGGGGGCGCTGCTGCCGCCGCCGGCGCGGCCGGCAAGGATTCGTCCGCCATCTCAGAACCAGGTCCGCAGATTCATGCCCGCATACAAGCCGGCGACCTGCTCGCCGTAGCCGTTGAACAACCGGGTCGGGATGCGCTCGGCGAACAGCTTGCTGCCGGTGCCGGCGATGCGGCGCTCGGTCTTCTGGCTCCAGCGCGGGTGGTCCACGCTCGGATTGACGTTGGAGAAAAAGCCGTACTCGCTCGGCTGCAGATCGTTCCAGCTGGTCAGCGGGCGATGCTCGACGAAGGTGATGGCGACGATCGACTTGATGCTCTTGAAGCCGTATTTCCACGGCACCACCAGGCGCAAGGGCGCGCCGTTCTGCTGCGGCAGCGGCTTGCCGTACAGGCCGGTGGCGAGCAGGGTCAGCGGGTGCATGGCCTCGTCGATGCGCAGGCCCTCGCGGTAGGGCCAGTCGATCGAGGGGTAGGCCAGGCCCGGCATCTGCTTGCGGTCGGCGAGGGTGGTGAAGGCCACGTACTTGGCCTTGGAGGTCGGTTCGAAGCGCTTGAGCAGCTCGGCCAGCGGCACCCCCAACCATGGAATCACCATCGACCAGCCTTCCACGCAGCGCAGCCGGTAGACCCGCTCCTGCGGGGCCAGGCCCTTGATCAGCTCGTCCAGGCCGAACCGGCCCGGCTTGGCGCAGGCGCCGCCGACCGCGACCGTCCACGGCCGGGTGCGCAGGGTCTTGGCCGCGCTGGAGGGGTCGGACTTGTCGGTGCCGAACTCGTAGAAGTTGTTGTAGGTGGTGACGTCCTCGTAGCGGGTCAGGGTCTCGTCGGTGCGGAACCCGGCGCGGGCCTGCTCGGGACTCAGCGGCTGGGCCGCCGGCGGCGGCGGAGGCTCGGCCTCGGCGCAGCCGGACAGGCCGACCAGGGCCGGGCTCAGCGCCAGGGCGCCGAGCAGGCGGCGGCGCTCGCGGTAGACGGCCTCGTCGGTGATCTGCGAGGCGGGAATGTTCAGGGCGGCACGCAACGACATGGGGGACTCCAGGGCGGTCGGCGGGGCCGGAACGGCGAGCGGACCCGTTACCAGCATAGAGGCGCCCGAGGGGGCAAAAGTTGCGCGCGAAACGGAGGCGCACAGGGTGTTGCACTGCGGCATACTTGGGGGCCAACCCCCAGCCCACGGAGCCTCCGATGTCCCGCGCGTTCAACTTTAGTGCCGGTCCCGCGACCCTGCCCGAATCGGTCTTGCTGCAGGCGCAGTCGGAGATGCTGGAGTGGAACAACGCCGGGGCTTCGATCGTCGAGCTCAGCCACCGCGGCCCCGAATTCATCCAGGTCGCCGCCGAGGCCGAGCGCGACCTGCGCACGCTGATGTCGATCCCGGACGATTACGCGGTGCTGTTCCTGCAGGGCGGCGCGACCGCGCAGCAGGCGCTGATCGCGCTCAACTTCGCCAACCCCGGCCAGGCGGTGGACTACGTGGTCACCGGCCACTGGGGCAAGACCGCGCTCAAGCAGGTCAAGCCCTACGTCAGCGCCAACGTCGCCGCCAACGGCGAGGCCGGCGGCTTCCGCGACATCCCGGCGCGCGACAGCTGGAACCTGTCGGCCGACGCCGCCTACGTGCATTACACCGCCAACGAGACCATCCACGGCGTCGAGTTCCGCGACGTGCCGGACGTCGGCGACGTGCCGCTGATCGCCGACTTCAGCTCGTCGATCGCCGCCGAGCCGGTCGACGTGTCCAAGTTCGGGGTGATCTACGCCGGCGCGCAGAAGAATCTCGGCCCGGTCGGCGTCGCCGTGGTGATCGTCAAGCGCGAGCTGCTGGAACGCGCCGGCCAGCCGCGCGCCGACATCTTCGATTACCGCTCGCACCTGAAGGGCGAGTCGATGCTCAACACCCCGCCGACCTGGAACTGGTACCTGGCCGGCCTGGTGTTCAAGTGGATGCTGGCCGAAGGCGGCGTGGCCGAGTTCGCCAAGCGCAACGCGCGCAAGGCCGAGCTGCTGTACCGGACCATCGACAACTCCGGCGGCTTCTATCGCAACGAAGTCTCCGCCGCCGTGCGCTCGCGCATGAACGTGCCGTTCTTCCTCAAGGACGAGGCGCTCGACAAGCCGTTCCTGAAGGAAGCCGAAGCGGCCGGCCTGATCTCGCTCAAGGGCCACCGCGCCCTCGGCGGCATGCGCGCCTCGATCTATAACGCGATGCCGGAAGCGGGCGTGCAGGCGCTGGCCTCGTTTATGCAGGACTTCCAGCAGCGGCACGGCTGAGAGCCGCCGCGGCCGATGCCTTGTCGGCATCGGCCGCGGCGGCATGCGCCCGGCCAGGAAGGCCGGGCTGGCGATCCGAAGGCAAACCATCCGCCAGGCACGGCGGCGACCGCCTTCGGAAGCGATGAGACGACAATGAACGACAAGTCCCGCAAGACCAAGCAACCCGGCGCGACCCCGCCGGCCAAGGCCGGCAAGCAAGCCGCCGCCGGCGCGGCGAAGAAGAAAACCGCCGCCAAGGCCAAACCGGCCAAGACCGAGGACGCGGCGCCGCTCGCCGCCGTTCCCGACCTGGCCACCCTGCGCCAGCGCATCGACGGCATCGACCGCCATATCCAGGAACTGATCGGCGAGCGCGCCCAGTTCGCCAACCAGGTCGGCAAGGCCAAGGGCAAGCTGGCCGCGGCGGTGGATTACTACCGTCCCGAGCGCGAGGCACAGGTGTTGCGCCGGGTGGTCGACCGCAACGACGGCCCGCTCAACGACGAAGTGCTGGTGCGGCTGTTCCGCGAAATCATGTCGGCCTGCCTGGCCCAGCAGGAGCCGCTCAAGATCGGCTTCCTCGGCCCGGAAGGCACCCATTCGCAGCAGGCGGTGTACAAGCACTTCGGCCATTCGATCCACGGCCTGCCGCTGTCGAGCATCGAAGAGGTGTTCCAGGAAGTCGAAGCCGGCAACGCCGACTTCGGCGTGGTGCCGGTGGAGAACTCGACCCAGGGCACGATCCAGTCGACCCTGGACATGTTCCTGACCTCCAAGCTCAAGATCAGCGGCGAAGTCGAGCTGCGCGTGCACCAGCACCTGCTCTCGCGTAGCGGCCGGATCGAGGACATCGAACGGGTGTATTCGCATCCGCAGTCCTTCGCCCAGTGCAAGGCCTGGCTGCGCCAGTACCTGCCCAAGGCGGAGAAGATCCCGGTCGCCAGCAACGCCGAGGCCGCGCGCCGTGCGCGCAACGCCGACGACGCGGCGGCGATCGCCGGCGTCGCCGCCGCCACCGTGTACGGGCTGCGCAGCGTGGCCGGTCCGATCGAGGATCGGCCGGACAATACGACGCGCTTCCTGGTCATCGGCCGCGAGCTGTTCTCGCCGTCGGGCAACGACCGCACCTCGCTGCTGATCTTCATCAAGGACCAGCCCGGCGCGCTGTACAACGTGTTGTCGCCGTTCGCCAAGCGCGGCCTGAGCATGAACCGGATCGAGTCGCGCCCGGGCCACACCGGCCGCTGGCAGTACGCGTTCTTCGTCGACATCGGCGGCCACGTGCAGGAAGACGCGATGCGCGAGGCGCTGGAGGAACT includes:
- the msrQ gene encoding protein-methionine-sulfoxide reductase heme-binding subunit MsrQ — translated: MIAAKALVHALALTPAAILAWQIREELAGRGGLGADPVAEIEHRLGLWALRLLLIALAVTPLRQLSGQPVLLRFRRLLGLYAFFYASLHLAAYLILDLKQYWAQIFEEIAKRPYITVGFAAWLLLVPLALTSTQGMMRRLGRRWGQLHRLVYAIAVLAVLHFWWLVKSDIREPLLYATILAVLLGWRLYRRIADARRRNRPPAGAA
- the serC gene encoding 3-phosphoserine/phosphohydroxythreonine transaminase, producing MSRAFNFSAGPATLPESVLLQAQSEMLEWNNAGASIVELSHRGPEFIQVAAEAERDLRTLMSIPDDYAVLFLQGGATAQQALIALNFANPGQAVDYVVTGHWGKTALKQVKPYVSANVAANGEAGGFRDIPARDSWNLSADAAYVHYTANETIHGVEFRDVPDVGDVPLIADFSSSIAAEPVDVSKFGVIYAGAQKNLGPVGVAVVIVKRELLERAGQPRADIFDYRSHLKGESMLNTPPTWNWYLAGLVFKWMLAEGGVAEFAKRNARKAELLYRTIDNSGGFYRNEVSAAVRSRMNVPFFLKDEALDKPFLKEAEAAGLISLKGHRALGGMRASIYNAMPEAGVQALASFMQDFQQRHG
- the msrP gene encoding protein-methionine-sulfoxide reductase catalytic subunit MsrP, with protein sequence MSLRAALNIPASQITDEAVYRERRRLLGALALSPALVGLSGCAEAEPPPPPAAQPLSPEQARAGFRTDETLTRYEDVTTYNNFYEFGTDKSDPSSAAKTLRTRPWTVAVGGACAKPGRFGLDELIKGLAPQERVYRLRCVEGWSMVIPWLGVPLAELLKRFEPTSKAKYVAFTTLADRKQMPGLAYPSIDWPYREGLRIDEAMHPLTLLATGLYGKPLPQQNGAPLRLVVPWKYGFKSIKSIVAITFVEHRPLTSWNDLQPSEYGFFSNVNPSVDHPRWSQKTERRIAGTGSKLFAERIPTRLFNGYGEQVAGLYAGMNLRTWF
- a CDS encoding FHA domain-containing protein → MSALKLRYPNREQADLPLRAGVHAIGRDAGGRAVLVEDAGAAIAQLSVDRRGIWLQVREGLRGLHVNGRPVKRMAMLRAGDAIFLDGVELLLVDDKPDPAPPFGVEIPADSRMVVRGVGGIHHGRCYTLDQPRVIGRAGDCDIRINEPAFADRHARLEAHADGVVLRDVGSVDGSVVNGNPVRHALLKPGDQLLLDGQHRFVIEAPTRQLSAAEALQAQLAQEAASNDERPAPPSALPSSVRRMPWLLLAAVAMAGLLGLLLLYGAR
- the pheA gene encoding prephenate dehydratase; translated protein: MNDKSRKTKQPGATPPAKAGKQAAAGAAKKKTAAKAKPAKTEDAAPLAAVPDLATLRQRIDGIDRHIQELIGERAQFANQVGKAKGKLAAAVDYYRPEREAQVLRRVVDRNDGPLNDEVLVRLFREIMSACLAQQEPLKIGFLGPEGTHSQQAVYKHFGHSIHGLPLSSIEEVFQEVEAGNADFGVVPVENSTQGTIQSTLDMFLTSKLKISGEVELRVHQHLLSRSGRIEDIERVYSHPQSFAQCKAWLRQYLPKAEKIPVASNAEAARRARNADDAAAIAGVAAATVYGLRSVAGPIEDRPDNTTRFLVIGRELFSPSGNDRTSLLIFIKDQPGALYNVLSPFAKRGLSMNRIESRPGHTGRWQYAFFVDIGGHVQEDAMREALEELQDLAHEVKVLGSYPVAIA
- a CDS encoding polyhydroxyalkanoic acid system family protein, with the translated sequence MSSIDIRHPHSLAPAKARKAVEEVAKKLAERFDVEYDWVGDTLNFARSGVDGKIDLQPNQLRVTAQLGFLLGALKGPIESEIRRVLEERFK